In Devosia sp. 1566, a single genomic region encodes these proteins:
- a CDS encoding Gfo/Idh/MocA family oxidoreductase, producing MERVGIGIIGTGKISSAYIEASKHFPILEIAAVADLNPAVAQAKADEYGLRATTLDAIFTDPAVDIILNLTIPKAHLEVGLRALGAGKHVYSEKPLGISFTEGQQLVAAARSNNLRLGCAPDTFLGGSHQTARALVDQGVLGTPVGGTAYFMCPGHERWHPNPAFYYEVGGGPMLDMGPYYITDLVNLLGPVARVAGATATPVSTRTITAKERAGEVIPVHVPTHVSGTLIFQNGAVVQITMSFDVAGHRHVPLELYGTNATLLVPDPNHFGGQVELLRKGGEWENVETSLPYGEGTNYRSIGLADMAHALRSNRPHRASGELALHVLEMMEAFGTSMETGRHVEMTTSVERPAPISTSLAEGRLA from the coding sequence ATGGAACGCGTCGGCATCGGCATCATTGGCACGGGCAAGATTTCCTCGGCCTATATCGAGGCCAGCAAGCACTTCCCCATCCTCGAGATCGCCGCAGTGGCCGACCTCAATCCCGCGGTGGCCCAGGCCAAGGCGGATGAATATGGGCTGCGGGCCACGACGCTCGATGCCATTTTCACCGACCCCGCGGTCGACATCATCCTCAACCTCACCATCCCCAAAGCCCATCTGGAAGTGGGCTTGCGGGCGCTGGGCGCGGGCAAGCATGTGTATTCGGAAAAGCCCCTTGGCATTTCCTTTACTGAGGGCCAGCAGCTGGTTGCCGCCGCCCGCTCCAACAATCTGCGCCTTGGCTGCGCCCCCGACACCTTCCTTGGTGGTTCACACCAGACCGCCCGCGCCCTGGTGGACCAAGGCGTGCTCGGCACGCCAGTAGGCGGCACCGCATATTTCATGTGCCCGGGCCATGAGCGCTGGCACCCTAACCCGGCCTTTTATTATGAGGTTGGCGGCGGCCCCATGCTCGATATGGGGCCTTACTACATCACCGATCTGGTCAATCTCCTCGGCCCGGTAGCGCGCGTTGCCGGCGCTACCGCCACCCCGGTCAGCACCCGCACCATCACCGCCAAGGAGCGCGCCGGCGAGGTGATCCCCGTGCATGTGCCCACCCATGTGAGCGGCACGCTGATCTTCCAAAACGGGGCGGTGGTGCAGATCACCATGAGCTTTGACGTGGCTGGCCACCGCCATGTGCCGCTCGAGCTTTATGGCACCAATGCCACCCTGCTGGTGCCCGATCCCAATCATTTCGGCGGCCAGGTCGAGCTGTTGCGCAAGGGCGGGGAATGGGAAAATGTGGAGACGTCCCTTCCCTATGGCGAGGGCACCAATTACCGCTCCATTGGCTTGGCTGACATGGCGCATGCACTGCGCAGCAATCGGCCGCATCGCGCCAGCGGCGAATTGGCCCTGCATGTGCTCGAAATGATGGAAGCCTTCGGCACTTCCATGGAGACCGGCCGGCATGTGGAAATGACCACCAGCGTGGAGCGACCGGCACCGATCAGCACTTCGCTCGCCGAGGGTCGCTTGGCTTAG
- a CDS encoding DUF808 domain-containing protein has protein sequence MSVGLIGLLDDIAGIAKVAAASLDDVAGMAMKAGLKASGAVIDDAAVTPKYLTGFTADRELPIVGKIAGGSIKNKLIFLLPAALILGTFLPWAITPLLMLGGAYLCYEGAEKIWHLMAPKAAHAHETGLEPVALSPTTMEDTKVGSAIKTDFILSAEIMAIALAELPGESFVTQAIVLFLVAVGITAAVYGAVALIVKADDAGLWMAQRGSSFTRAVGRAIVKGMPYFMTGLTVVGTAAMIWVGGSIIVHGVHDFGLHGVGDLIHDAAVAAAASLGGVVGWVVETLGYAIAGLVVGAVAIPVVGYVISPLWTQIKKLLPGARAVRA, from the coding sequence ATGAGCGTTGGTTTAATCGGTCTGCTCGACGATATCGCCGGCATCGCCAAAGTGGCGGCGGCGTCACTCGATGATGTCGCGGGCATGGCGATGAAGGCCGGACTCAAGGCCAGCGGCGCCGTGATCGACGATGCGGCAGTCACTCCCAAATACCTAACCGGGTTTACCGCGGATCGCGAATTGCCGATCGTGGGCAAGATCGCGGGCGGCTCGATCAAGAACAAGCTGATCTTCCTGCTGCCGGCGGCCCTGATCCTGGGGACCTTCCTGCCCTGGGCCATCACGCCCCTGCTGATGTTGGGCGGCGCCTATCTTTGCTATGAGGGGGCCGAAAAAATCTGGCATCTGATGGCGCCCAAAGCCGCCCATGCCCACGAAACCGGGCTGGAACCGGTTGCCCTTAGCCCCACCACAATGGAAGACACCAAGGTCGGCAGCGCCATCAAGACCGATTTCATCTTGTCCGCTGAGATCATGGCGATTGCCCTGGCCGAACTGCCAGGCGAAAGCTTTGTAACCCAGGCCATCGTGCTTTTCCTGGTTGCAGTCGGGATCACGGCTGCCGTTTATGGTGCGGTCGCGCTGATCGTGAAAGCCGACGATGCTGGCCTCTGGATGGCCCAGCGCGGCAGCAGCTTCACTCGGGCTGTCGGGCGCGCAATCGTCAAGGGCATGCCCTATTTCATGACCGGCCTGACCGTTGTCGGCACCGCTGCCATGATCTGGGTGGGCGGCAGCATCATCGTGCATGGGGTGCACGATTTCGGGCTGCACGGGGTGGGCGACCTGATCCACGACGCAGCGGTGGCCGCGGCCGCGTCCCTTGGCGGCGTGGTCGGCTGGGTGGTCGAAACACTTGGCTATGCCATTGCCGGCCTGGTTGTGGGTGCAGTCGCGATCCCCGTCGTGGGCTATGTGATTTCCCCGCTCTGGACCCAGATCAAGAAGCTGCTCCCCGGCGCCAGGGCCGTGCGAGCCTAG
- a CDS encoding ABC transporter substrate-binding protein, which yields MRHFALALATSLVALCSANGLAYAQTAGGIVDVATIGEPPTLDPMASTADLVGIVSQHMFETLYTFDAQWGTTPLLAAAMPEISEDGTVYTIPLRTGIKFHDDSVMTSADVVASLERWMKIATRGKQAAEVITDIAATDDATVTITLSKPYAPLLPLLAFNNAAAIIIPAANASQDPLESFIGTGPYKLEQRVPDQYIQLVRFDGYQSLEGEGNGYGGARHQYLDEIRFVPVPDPNTRIGAAVAGQYDYVDQLPVEAFDQISGGATEPVVFAPFGWPVFMMNHSEGLASDIRVRKAIQAALAPEDMLFAAFGSDEFFTAEGAWYPEGYAWHSDVGTEAYKPMGDTETAKALLAEAGYDGSKPLRILTSRQYEFHYKMALVAQSYLEAAGFKVQMDVVEWATLTTNRADPALWDVYITHSPFLPEPSLMGIMSDTGPGWWVSDAKHKVLEAFNAESDPAKRAELFVEVQKVIYDEVPGYKVGNFNALAAQNPALDGVTPAPWPYFWNAYLTE from the coding sequence ATGAGGCATTTTGCTCTAGCATTGGCGACCAGCCTGGTTGCCCTGTGTTCCGCCAACGGTCTGGCCTATGCCCAGACGGCTGGCGGGATCGTGGATGTGGCAACCATCGGGGAGCCGCCAACGCTCGATCCGATGGCTTCGACAGCCGACTTGGTCGGCATTGTCAGCCAGCATATGTTCGAAACGCTCTACACCTTCGATGCCCAGTGGGGCACCACCCCATTGCTCGCCGCAGCAATGCCCGAAATTTCGGAAGACGGCACCGTTTATACCATCCCCCTACGCACCGGCATCAAGTTCCACGACGACAGCGTCATGACCTCGGCCGATGTGGTCGCATCGCTTGAGCGCTGGATGAAGATTGCCACCCGCGGCAAGCAGGCGGCCGAAGTCATCACCGACATCGCCGCAACCGACGACGCCACGGTTACTATCACGCTAAGCAAGCCTTACGCTCCACTGCTGCCGCTCCTTGCGTTCAACAACGCGGCCGCAATCATCATTCCGGCGGCCAATGCCAGCCAGGACCCGCTCGAAAGCTTCATCGGCACCGGCCCCTACAAGCTCGAGCAGCGCGTTCCTGACCAGTATATCCAGCTCGTGCGCTTCGACGGCTACCAATCGCTTGAAGGCGAGGGCAATGGCTATGGCGGTGCGCGGCACCAGTATCTCGACGAAATCCGCTTCGTGCCGGTCCCTGATCCCAACACGCGCATCGGCGCGGCAGTGGCTGGCCAGTACGACTATGTCGATCAGCTGCCGGTCGAGGCTTTCGACCAGATCAGCGGTGGCGCCACCGAGCCGGTCGTTTTTGCGCCATTCGGCTGGCCCGTGTTCATGATGAACCATTCTGAAGGCCTCGCCTCCGACATCCGGGTGCGCAAGGCAATCCAGGCGGCCCTCGCGCCCGAGGACATGTTGTTTGCCGCCTTTGGTTCGGACGAGTTCTTCACCGCCGAGGGCGCCTGGTATCCTGAAGGCTATGCCTGGCATTCCGATGTTGGCACCGAAGCCTACAAGCCCATGGGCGACACCGAAACAGCCAAGGCCCTGCTGGCGGAAGCCGGCTATGATGGCTCCAAGCCGCTGCGCATCCTGACCAGCCGCCAGTATGAGTTCCACTACAAGATGGCACTGGTTGCCCAGTCTTACCTGGAAGCTGCCGGCTTCAAGGTGCAAATGGACGTGGTCGAGTGGGCGACGCTCACCACCAATCGCGCCGATCCGGCCCTTTGGGATGTCTACATCACCCACAGCCCGTTCCTGCCCGAGCCTTCGCTGATGGGCATCATGTCCGATACCGGCCCTGGCTGGTGGGTGAGCGATGCCAAGCACAAGGTTCTGGAAGCCTTCAATGCCGAAAGCGATCCGGCCAAGCGCGCCGAGTTGTTCGTCGAGGTCCAGAAGGTCATCTATGACGAAGTACCTGGCTACAAGGTCGGCAACTTCAATGCCCTGGCCGCACAGAACCCGGCTCTCGACGGCGTAACACCCGCCCCATGGCCCTATTTCTGGAATGCCTATCTGACCGAATAG
- a CDS encoding ABC transporter permease has product MIRSALNRIFGMLVVMALVVTIVFVIVRVTPGDPAAVMLGPDATAADIASLRQRLGLDASIPQQFISYVGGVLRGDFGQSIFLNMPVTTALMQRAEPTFFLTIFALLIATLIALPVGVLSAYWRGSAFDQAATALAMFAASVPSFWLGLIFMQVFAVQLGWFDTSGYGGPGASFGERMHHLVLPATTLGLISSALITRFTRASMLDVLNDDYVRTARSKGMSEWRVVVKHALKNALIPILTVIGLTAALLISGAIVTETVFGLPGVGSLIVSAVLRRDYPLIQGALLVVAGLYVLVNFIIDMLYLLVDPRVRY; this is encoded by the coding sequence ATGATCCGCTCCGCACTCAATCGCATATTCGGCATGTTGGTCGTAATGGCGCTGGTGGTTACCATCGTGTTTGTCATTGTGCGCGTGACGCCCGGCGATCCCGCAGCCGTCATGCTCGGCCCCGACGCAACGGCAGCCGATATTGCCAGCTTGCGCCAGCGCCTTGGCCTTGATGCTTCCATTCCGCAGCAATTCATCAGCTATGTCGGGGGCGTACTGCGCGGCGATTTCGGACAGTCCATCTTCCTCAACATGCCGGTGACCACAGCACTGATGCAGCGCGCGGAACCGACCTTTTTCCTGACGATATTTGCCCTGCTGATCGCGACCCTGATCGCCTTGCCCGTTGGCGTGCTGTCGGCCTATTGGCGCGGCTCGGCGTTTGACCAGGCAGCAACCGCCCTTGCCATGTTTGCGGCCTCGGTCCCCAGCTTCTGGCTCGGGTTGATCTTCATGCAGGTTTTTGCCGTACAGCTTGGGTGGTTCGATACCTCCGGCTATGGCGGCCCTGGCGCCAGCTTTGGCGAACGAATGCATCACCTGGTGTTGCCCGCGACGACCCTTGGCCTGATCAGCTCGGCGCTGATCACCCGGTTCACCCGCGCCTCGATGCTCGATGTCCTAAACGATGATTATGTGCGCACCGCCCGCTCCAAGGGCATGAGCGAGTGGCGTGTCGTGGTCAAGCATGCGCTCAAGAACGCCCTGATCCCGATCCTAACCGTGATTGGCCTGACCGCAGCCCTGCTGATCTCGGGCGCTATCGTTACTGAAACCGTGTTCGGCCTGCCCGGCGTGGGCAGCCTCATTGTTTCAGCCGTGCTGCGCCGCGACTATCCCTTGATCCAGGGTGCCCTGCTGGTGGTGGCCGGGCTTTATGTCCTCGTCAATTTCATCATCGACATGCTCTACCTCCTCGTCGACCCTCGGGTGCGTTACTGA
- a CDS encoding ABC transporter permease, producing MKIASRPTALAGLVIIVAMILLALLAPVISPYDPAQLSVRNRLQPPSWLHLFGTDDLGRDILTRVLYSGRTSIAVGFAVVIFASVIGVFLGLMSGFFRRLDTPVSRLIDAMMAFPDILLAIALVAALGASATNVVIALGVVYAPRLARVVRASTLVIRELPYVEAARALGVPTHVTLVRHVLRNVTSPLLVQATFIFANAILAEAGLSFLGVGISPDIPTWGTMISVGRQYLEQAPWIMWFPGGAIILTVLSLQLVGDGLRDFLDPRLAKDV from the coding sequence ATGAAGATTGCCAGCCGCCCCACGGCGTTGGCGGGTCTGGTGATTATCGTCGCCATGATCCTGCTGGCTTTGCTGGCGCCGGTTATTTCGCCCTATGACCCCGCGCAATTGTCAGTGCGCAACCGGCTGCAGCCACCGAGCTGGCTGCACCTGTTCGGCACCGACGATCTGGGTCGCGACATCCTTACCCGCGTGCTGTATTCGGGTCGCACCTCGATCGCGGTTGGCTTTGCCGTGGTGATTTTCGCCTCGGTGATCGGGGTGTTCCTGGGGCTGATGTCGGGCTTTTTCCGCAGGCTCGATACGCCAGTATCGCGCCTGATCGACGCTATGATGGCCTTTCCCGACATCCTGCTCGCCATTGCCCTGGTGGCGGCGCTGGGGGCGTCGGCGACCAATGTGGTGATCGCGCTTGGCGTGGTTTATGCCCCCCGGCTTGCTCGCGTCGTGCGTGCCTCGACTCTCGTGATCCGCGAACTGCCCTATGTGGAAGCGGCGCGGGCACTTGGCGTGCCAACGCATGTTACCCTCGTGCGCCACGTCCTGCGCAACGTCACCTCGCCCCTGCTGGTGCAAGCCACCTTCATCTTTGCCAATGCGATCCTTGCCGAAGCCGGGCTGTCGTTCCTGGGCGTCGGTATTTCACCCGATATCCCCACCTGGGGCACGATGATCTCCGTGGGCCGCCAATATCTGGAACAGGCCCCCTGGATCATGTGGTTCCCGGGCGGCGCCATCATCCTCACCGTACTTTCACTGCAACTCGTGGGCGACGGTCTGCGCGATTTTCTTGATCCGCGCCTCGCCAAGGATGTCTGA
- a CDS encoding amidohydrolase/deacetylase family metallohydrolase — MFDNRFKPQAQNLLIKGAKPVGFAQPELPPVLDVLVGADGAILDISASLTADNAKTVAANGAFISPGWTDLHAHVWYGGTDISIRPEQGGAARGVTTIVDAGSAGEANFHGLREFIIEPARENIYAFLNLGSIGLVACNRVTELQDMRSIDLDRTIAVIRENRDVIIGIKVRASAVISGGWDLVPLKLAKKLSRVLDLPVMVHVGEPPPLYDDVLGLLSEGDIVTHCFNGKQGGSIIEDDDLFRLAEDAAKRGIILDVGHGGASFSFDVGKAALERGLLPNTISTDLHNRSLDTSVWDLATTMSKLLSLGMGMEDVVIASSTAPKRAIRKPADNLLAKGKPAEFTLFDLVDGDLVVTDSQGATSTLHQTFEPRYAILGAEAVVAHRHHPIPAGAPGHKCPSCGWTA, encoded by the coding sequence ATGTTCGATAACCGTTTCAAACCGCAAGCACAGAACCTCTTGATCAAGGGCGCCAAGCCCGTCGGCTTCGCCCAGCCGGAGCTGCCGCCGGTGCTCGATGTGCTGGTTGGCGCCGATGGGGCCATTCTCGATATCAGCGCGAGCCTGACCGCCGACAACGCCAAGACCGTTGCCGCGAACGGCGCCTTCATTTCGCCTGGCTGGACCGATCTGCATGCCCATGTCTGGTATGGCGGCACCGATATCTCCATTCGCCCCGAACAGGGCGGCGCGGCGCGTGGCGTCACCACCATCGTCGATGCGGGATCGGCCGGCGAAGCCAATTTCCATGGCCTTCGCGAATTCATCATCGAGCCGGCGCGCGAGAACATCTACGCCTTTCTCAATCTCGGCTCGATCGGCCTCGTCGCCTGCAACCGCGTGACCGAGCTGCAGGACATGCGCTCGATCGATCTCGATCGCACCATCGCCGTGATCCGGGAAAACCGTGACGTCATCATTGGCATCAAGGTTCGCGCCAGCGCGGTGATCTCTGGCGGCTGGGACCTGGTACCGCTCAAGCTGGCCAAAAAACTGAGCCGCGTGCTTGATCTGCCGGTAATGGTGCATGTCGGCGAGCCCCCTCCGCTTTATGATGACGTGCTGGGCCTGTTGAGCGAGGGCGACATCGTCACCCACTGCTTCAACGGCAAGCAGGGCGGCTCGATCATCGAGGACGATGATCTGTTCCGGCTGGCCGAAGACGCCGCCAAGCGCGGCATCATCCTCGATGTCGGCCATGGCGGCGCGTCGTTCTCGTTTGATGTCGGCAAGGCCGCGCTCGAGCGGGGTCTGCTGCCCAACACCATTTCCACGGATCTGCACAATCGCTCGCTCGACACTTCGGTATGGGATCTCGCCACCACGATGAGCAAGCTACTCTCGCTGGGCATGGGCATGGAGGATGTGGTCATCGCCTCGTCCACGGCCCCCAAGCGCGCGATCCGCAAGCCGGCCGACAATCTGCTGGCCAAGGGCAAGCCGGCCGAGTTCACCTTGTTCGACCTCGTCGATGGCGATCTGGTGGTGACCGATAGCCAGGGCGCCACGAGCACGCTGCACCAGACCTTTGAGCCACGCTACGCCATTCTGGGCGCCGAGGCCGTGGTTGCACATCGTCACCACCCGATTCCCGCCGGGGCGCCGGGCCACAAATGCCCCAGCTGCGGGTGGACTGCATGA
- a CDS encoding ABC transporter ATP-binding protein, which yields MTGTLPADTILSVRDLRTWFESKRATAKAVDGVTFDLKRGKTLAVVGESGSGKSVTSLSIMGLLAKPGRIAGGEILFRDRKEKVHDLARFAPSQFRAMRGSEIAMIFQEPMTSLNPLYTVGDQIGEMISLHTRLSRSEARAKALEMLQHVEIPDAARRLDDYPHQMSGGMRQRVMIAMALSCDPSLLIADEPTTALDVTIQAQILDLLQRLQAQFGMSILFITHNLGVVAEIAHDVVVMYGGRVVEQAPVNALFAHQKHPYTKGLLACTPDATRDLGQDGERRALYSIPGSVPPITNLPPGCAFEPRCPMAIPACRAALPPLIPAGPDTFSRCIRTHEL from the coding sequence ATGACGGGAACGCTGCCAGCAGACACCATCCTGTCGGTTCGTGACCTTCGGACCTGGTTCGAGAGCAAGCGCGCCACCGCCAAGGCGGTGGACGGGGTAACCTTTGATCTCAAGCGCGGCAAGACGCTCGCCGTGGTCGGGGAATCGGGCTCGGGCAAATCGGTCACCAGCCTGTCGATCATGGGCTTGCTGGCCAAGCCGGGACGCATTGCCGGTGGCGAGATCCTGTTCCGCGATCGCAAGGAGAAGGTGCACGATCTGGCGCGTTTCGCGCCCAGCCAGTTCCGCGCCATGCGGGGCAGCGAAATCGCGATGATCTTCCAGGAGCCGATGACCTCGCTCAACCCGCTTTATACGGTGGGCGACCAGATCGGCGAGATGATCTCGCTCCATACCCGTCTGAGCCGCAGCGAGGCGCGGGCCAAGGCGCTCGAAATGCTCCAGCATGTGGAGATCCCCGATGCGGCACGGCGCCTGGATGACTACCCGCACCAGATGTCGGGCGGCATGCGCCAGCGCGTGATGATCGCCATGGCGCTCAGCTGCGACCCCTCGCTGCTGATCGCCGACGAGCCGACCACCGCGCTCGACGTGACCATCCAGGCGCAGATCCTCGATCTCCTGCAGCGCCTGCAGGCGCAGTTCGGCATGTCGATCCTCTTCATCACCCACAATCTTGGTGTGGTGGCGGAGATCGCCCATGACGTCGTGGTCATGTATGGCGGGCGCGTGGTGGAACAAGCGCCAGTCAATGCGCTGTTCGCCCACCAAAAGCACCCCTACACCAAGGGACTCCTCGCCTGCACGCCCGATGCCACCCGCGACCTGGGGCAGGACGGCGAGCGCCGGGCGCTGTATTCCATTCCCGGCTCGGTTCCCCCCATCACCAATCTGCCGCCAGGCTGTGCCTTCGAGCCGCGCTGCCCCATGGCCATCCCGGCCTGCCGAGCGGCCCTGCCGCCCTTGATCCCGGCCGGACCAGACACCTTCTCGCGCTGCATCAGGACCCATGAGCTATGA
- a CDS encoding ABC transporter ATP-binding protein produces the protein MIEAVDTKPLLSLRGLTKHFGGRNGQIVHAVEDVSFDIARGTTVGLVGESGSGKTTAGRSILRLVEPTSGQAIFDGTDIFALKPREMKEWRKRLQIVFQDPYSSLNPRLRIDAIIGEALDARGYPRGAKRRERIAELLTLVGLPADYSRRFPHEFSGGQRQRIGIARALAVEPDFIVADEPVSALDVSVQAQVLNLLSELQQRLGLTMLFIAHDLSVVEYLCDEVVVMYLGRVMERGPSRQVYAHPRHPYTRALLATAPVPDPTRKRTHVPLQGDIPSPINPPSGCVFRTRCPMAIEACARVVPPVEHIGANHHVACIRHGEL, from the coding sequence ATGATTGAGGCAGTCGATACCAAGCCCCTTCTGAGCCTGCGCGGGCTGACCAAGCATTTTGGCGGCCGCAACGGCCAGATCGTCCATGCCGTCGAAGATGTGAGCTTTGACATCGCGCGCGGCACCACCGTGGGTCTTGTCGGTGAAAGCGGCTCCGGGAAGACCACCGCCGGGCGCTCGATCCTGCGGCTCGTTGAGCCCACCAGCGGGCAGGCGATCTTTGATGGCACCGACATCTTTGCGCTCAAGCCGCGCGAAATGAAAGAGTGGCGCAAGCGCCTGCAGATCGTCTTTCAGGACCCCTATTCGAGCCTCAATCCCCGGTTGCGCATCGATGCCATCATCGGGGAAGCCCTTGATGCCCGCGGTTATCCGCGCGGGGCCAAGCGGCGTGAACGCATTGCCGAATTGCTGACCCTGGTTGGCCTGCCAGCCGATTATTCCCGGCGCTTTCCGCATGAATTTTCAGGCGGCCAGCGCCAGCGCATCGGCATTGCCCGCGCCCTGGCGGTTGAGCCCGATTTCATCGTTGCCGACGAGCCGGTTTCCGCGCTCGACGTTTCGGTGCAGGCGCAAGTGCTGAACCTGCTCAGCGAGTTGCAGCAGCGGCTTGGTCTGACCATGCTGTTCATTGCCCATGATCTAAGCGTCGTTGAATATCTCTGCGATGAAGTCGTGGTGATGTATCTCGGCCGGGTGATGGAGCGCGGCCCCTCGCGCCAGGTTTACGCCCATCCGCGCCATCCCTATACGCGGGCCTTGCTCGCGACCGCTCCCGTGCCCGATCCAACCCGCAAGCGCACCCATGTGCCCCTGCAGGGCGATATTCCTTCGCCGATCAACCCACCCTCGGGGTGTGTGTTCCGCACGCGTTGTCCCATGGCCATCGAGGCTTGCGCGCGGGTCGTTCCGCCCGTCGAGCATATCGGCGCCAATCATCACGTCGCCTGCATTCGCCACGGCGAGCTATAG
- a CDS encoding RidA family protein, with protein MSISELATRPDASPYERLKALGIVLPAAPSPIANFVTHVIDGKLLFLSGQGPTETDGTLHTGKVGADVSVDAAYAHARLTGINLIAVMQAALGDLGRVRRIVKLLGMVNATPDFEAHPAVINGCSDLMIEVFGEQGVHARSAVGFGSLPNQITVEIEAIVAFD; from the coding sequence ATGAGCATTTCCGAGCTGGCCACGCGCCCGGATGCGTCCCCCTATGAGCGGCTCAAGGCGCTGGGGATCGTCTTGCCCGCAGCGCCCTCGCCGATCGCCAATTTTGTGACCCATGTGATCGATGGCAAGCTGTTGTTCCTGTCAGGGCAGGGGCCGACCGAGACCGACGGCACGCTCCACACCGGCAAGGTGGGCGCCGATGTTTCGGTTGATGCGGCCTATGCCCATGCCCGCCTTACCGGCATCAATCTGATTGCCGTGATGCAGGCGGCCTTGGGCGATCTGGGGCGCGTGCGCCGCATCGTCAAGCTGCTCGGCATGGTCAATGCGACGCCCGATTTCGAGGCCCATCCCGCTGTCATCAATGGCTGCTCGGATCTGATGATCGAAGTGTTCGGCGAGCAAGGGGTGCATGCGCGCTCCGCCGTGGGCTTTGGCTCGCTGCCCAACCAGATCACCGTGGAAATCGAAGCCATCGTCGCCTTTGACTGA
- a CDS encoding aminotransferase class V-fold PLP-dependent enzyme, which produces MTQDIRSQLGLRPVINVSGTMTSLGASIVVPQAVDAITRVLTEFVEMGALHRRASDAIADLTGAEAGFVTASCSAAISLAVAAAITGDNLWAIEQLPDAGSLKNEVLIQTGHMVSYGAPVEQAIRIAGGKVMPVGQATSAHGYQLEGAITERTVAAVFVVSHHVVDYAQIPLKTFAEICHARGVKVIVDAASEYDLRKFLADGADVVLYSGHKFLGGPTSGICAGDKEFIRNIYLQNRGIGRGMKVGKEGIAGVIAALEAWKVRDHDGIRAREQAALDLWLETLADKAGVTATIVPDPTDNPLDRLKVTINPELARITAWDLARALATGPRPIIVRDHEAEHGHFFLDPCNLHPNEETVVAERLVEELEAARGSNEIIATPIHEHWRAQEAAILKWLD; this is translated from the coding sequence ATGACACAGGATATTCGCAGCCAGCTGGGACTTCGTCCGGTGATCAACGTTTCGGGCACCATGACCTCCCTGGGCGCCTCGATCGTCGTTCCCCAAGCCGTGGATGCCATTACGCGCGTCCTCACCGAGTTCGTGGAAATGGGCGCCCTGCATCGGCGCGCCAGCGACGCTATCGCCGATCTGACGGGTGCCGAGGCCGGCTTTGTCACCGCTTCATGCTCGGCCGCGATCAGTCTCGCTGTGGCGGCCGCGATTACGGGCGACAATCTCTGGGCGATCGAGCAGCTTCCCGATGCGGGCAGCCTCAAGAATGAAGTCCTGATCCAGACCGGCCATATGGTCAGCTATGGCGCGCCGGTGGAACAGGCCATTCGCATTGCCGGCGGCAAGGTGATGCCGGTCGGCCAGGCCACCAGCGCCCACGGCTATCAGCTTGAAGGCGCCATCACCGAGCGGACTGTTGCTGCGGTGTTTGTTGTGTCGCACCACGTCGTCGATTACGCGCAGATCCCGCTCAAGACCTTCGCCGAGATTTGCCATGCCCGCGGCGTCAAGGTGATCGTCGACGCCGCATCCGAATACGACCTGCGCAAGTTCCTGGCCGATGGCGCCGATGTGGTGCTGTACTCGGGCCACAAGTTCCTGGGTGGGCCGACCTCGGGTATTTGCGCCGGCGACAAGGAATTCATCCGCAACATCTATCTGCAGAACCGCGGCATCGGCCGGGGCATGAAGGTGGGCAAGGAAGGCATTGCCGGCGTCATCGCGGCTCTGGAAGCCTGGAAAGTGCGCGACCACGACGGCATCCGCGCGCGCGAACAGGCCGCACTCGATCTCTGGCTTGAAACCCTGGCCGACAAGGCCGGCGTAACCGCCACCATTGTGCCCGATCCCACCGACAATCCGCTGGATCGACTTAAGGTGACGATCAATCCAGAACTGGCACGCATCACGGCCTGGGACCTTGCCCGCGCCCTCGCAACCGGGCCGCGCCCCATCATCGTGCGCGACCACGAAGCCGAGCATGGGCATTTCTTCCTCGACCCGTGCAATCTGCACCCCAATGAAGAAACGGTCGTGGCCGAACGGCTGGTCGAAGAGCTCGAAGCGGCCCGCGGCTCCAATGAAATCATTGCCACGCCAATCCATGAACATTGGCGTGCGCAAGAGGCTGCTATATTGAAGTGGCTCGACTAA